A region of Desulforegula conservatrix Mb1Pa DNA encodes the following proteins:
- a CDS encoding DUF2333 family protein, producing the protein MMDNKNEEKKGYKLYASFQMFKYVMAALIVMVFIGGILSFIEKKNPEIAQHQTKAEAPANDPGEAVSDAKPSGEEGQTEKIAEAEIEHAVTPDKFELKEPKAAESHAPKAQTQAEGHSQEAQPARGLSKSGKPAGWAFAEAITTPLENELNRFYGWRPNDIIKPTDNVENIQLGVLEVTRRTVEILTERIAKTGSIQAYHQSLFRARSNFNYSPYKFWLPSAESEYENGIKEINAYKKKLGTGEATFYTRSDNLIYLLDTYRNIIGSCEENLAKIKEENGDEVSFFKADDYFYYAQGVAIAMSEVLKAIEIDFDETLKSRNSSESLHHAIESLEHAQHIHPIIVLNSDYSSFFANHRANMSAPFGHAKFYLGVMIRSLST; encoded by the coding sequence ATGATGGATAACAAAAACGAAGAAAAAAAAGGTTATAAGCTTTACGCTAGCTTCCAGATGTTCAAGTACGTTATGGCGGCACTGATTGTAATGGTTTTTATCGGAGGAATTCTTTCATTCATAGAAAAGAAAAACCCCGAAATAGCCCAGCACCAAACTAAAGCCGAAGCCCCGGCAAATGATCCAGGCGAAGCTGTATCAGATGCAAAGCCTAGTGGTGAGGAAGGTCAAACTGAAAAAATAGCGGAGGCAGAAATCGAGCATGCTGTAACACCTGATAAATTTGAACTTAAGGAGCCAAAAGCTGCTGAAAGCCATGCTCCAAAAGCCCAGACCCAGGCAGAGGGACACTCACAGGAAGCACAGCCAGCCCGTGGTCTCTCAAAAAGCGGAAAACCAGCTGGCTGGGCTTTTGCTGAAGCAATAACCACGCCTCTAGAGAATGAGCTTAATAGATTCTATGGATGGAGACCAAATGATATTATAAAACCCACTGACAATGTTGAAAATATCCAGCTTGGAGTTCTGGAAGTAACAAGAAGGACCGTTGAAATACTTACAGAGCGCATAGCAAAAACCGGAAGCATACAAGCCTATCACCAGAGCCTTTTCAGAGCGAGAAGCAATTTCAATTACAGCCCTTATAAATTCTGGCTTCCTTCGGCTGAATCTGAATATGAAAACGGTATTAAAGAAATAAATGCATACAAGAAAAAACTTGGAACAGGCGAAGCAACGTTTTATACCAGAAGCGACAATCTTATTTATCTGCTTGATACTTACAGAAATATTATAGGTAGTTGTGAAGAGAATCTGGCCAAAATCAAGGAAGAAAACGGCGATGAAGTCAGCTTTTTCAAAGCGGATGATTATTTCTATTATGCCCAGGGCGTTGCGATTGCAATGTCCGAGGTGCTTAAAGCAATAGAAATTGATTTTGACGAAACGCTTAAAAGCAGAAACAGCTCCGAATCCCTCCACCATGCGATAGAATCGCTTGAGCATGCCCAGCATATTCATCCGATAATAGTCCTTAACAGCGACTATAGCAGTTTCTTTGCTAATCACAGGGCAAATATGTCCGCGCCATTCGGGCATGCTAAATTCTATCTCGGTGTAATGATCAGATCGCTTTCAACCTAA
- a CDS encoding ABC transporter substrate-binding protein, translating into MIKNKNFLFIFALLTFFIVYSDCSAENEKINQEIVFGQSCDLEGPYKDFGTSFKDGATAYLSKINDAGGIKGKKIRIITYNDNSDSGLVLKNTERLIEVDKVFALFGYAGVTSTYSNIIPFIKKANIPFFAPVSGSESLRTPLVKQIFCLRAGFNEEAIAMIDRLVEKDLKRIGIVYEENETGSSAFESTRRVMEKKAVPVSFSANISSDFKNIDEAIQTATSNNPDAILIAASSRVGSEFISRIKAKKTESLLIAFSFADGDTMGKQLLNKGLGVIINQVVPFPNYLKIPVIAEYTKLSEKYTPKAEPSFAGVEGFIAAKALCRILEEAEGASLTREAFYKAAEAQEDTDIGGFTFTFSPKERAGSKFVYLTQIGPGGFVTPIKNLSDIYK; encoded by the coding sequence ATGATAAAAAACAAAAATTTCTTATTTATTTTTGCACTTCTTACATTTTTTATTGTTTATTCAGATTGTTCGGCAGAAAATGAAAAAATTAATCAAGAAATAGTCTTTGGGCAGTCATGCGACCTTGAAGGCCCATATAAAGACTTTGGAACCAGCTTCAAGGATGGAGCGACAGCATATTTATCCAAAATAAATGATGCAGGAGGCATAAAAGGCAAAAAAATCAGGATAATAACATATAATGACAACTCGGATTCAGGCCTCGTGCTTAAAAACACAGAAAGATTAATTGAAGTTGACAAGGTTTTTGCCCTTTTTGGCTACGCAGGCGTTACGTCAACCTACAGCAATATTATACCTTTCATTAAAAAAGCAAATATTCCATTCTTCGCCCCTGTTTCAGGGAGCGAGTCGCTTAGAACGCCTCTTGTCAAACAAATTTTCTGCCTGAGAGCCGGATTCAACGAAGAAGCTATTGCAATGATCGACAGACTGGTTGAAAAGGATCTTAAAAGGATTGGAATTGTTTACGAAGAGAATGAAACAGGATCGTCAGCGTTTGAATCAACTCGCAGAGTCATGGAAAAAAAGGCTGTGCCTGTTTCCTTCAGTGCTAACATATCATCAGATTTCAAAAACATTGATGAAGCAATTCAGACCGCAACATCCAACAATCCTGACGCTATACTGATTGCAGCCTCAAGCAGGGTTGGCTCGGAGTTCATTTCAAGGATCAAAGCGAAAAAGACAGAATCATTGCTTATTGCCTTCTCATTTGCAGATGGTGATACCATGGGGAAACAACTTCTGAATAAGGGTCTTGGAGTTATAATTAATCAGGTAGTGCCTTTCCCAAATTATCTTAAGATACCTGTAATAGCTGAATATACGAAATTATCTGAGAAATACACTCCAAAAGCAGAACCATCATTTGCTGGAGTTGAAGGATTCATAGCAGCAAAAGCTTTATGCAGAATACTGGAAGAAGCAGAAGGGGCGTCATTGACCCGTGAAGCCTTTTATAAAGCTGCTGAGGCACAGGAAGATACGGATATAGGAGGGTTCACATTCACCTTTTCTCCAAAAGAGAGGGCTGGCTCAAAATTTGTATATCTGACCCAGATAGGCCCTGGAGGGTTCGTTACTCCTATTAAAAACCTTTCTGATATATATAAATAG
- a CDS encoding exodeoxyribonuclease III, translating to MKKKLRLISWNVNGIRASIKKDFVSSILKLDADILAIQETKIQPDQITEEIRNIYGYSSWWSCSRIKKGYSGVAVYSRIEPLSVTTDFGIGYLDEEGRVIEMDFGDFVFFNVYFPNGQMSDERLQYKLDFYESLFCRVNELKRSGKSIVIAGDYNTAHNEIDLKHPKANEKNSGFLRVERDWLDRIVGDGYVDTFRTLYPETVKYSWWTYRANARKNNVGWRIDYFFVTDDIFNHDWVADAFINNDIYGSDHCPVGLVLDIKKSV from the coding sequence ATGAAAAAAAAGCTTAGACTCATATCATGGAATGTCAACGGGATACGTGCATCTATTAAAAAGGATTTTGTTAGTTCGATTCTGAAGCTTGATGCTGATATTCTCGCAATTCAGGAGACTAAGATACAGCCAGATCAGATCACCGAAGAAATAAGAAATATATACGGTTATTCGTCATGGTGGTCATGCTCCAGAATAAAAAAGGGGTATAGTGGTGTTGCAGTATATTCCAGGATAGAACCTTTGTCAGTCACAACGGATTTTGGTATAGGCTATTTGGATGAAGAGGGCAGGGTTATTGAAATGGATTTTGGTGATTTTGTTTTCTTTAATGTATACTTCCCCAATGGTCAGATGAGTGATGAGCGACTTCAATATAAGCTTGATTTCTACGAGTCTCTTTTCTGCCGTGTAAACGAACTAAAGCGCTCTGGCAAGAGCATAGTAATTGCCGGAGATTATAACACAGCTCACAATGAAATTGATCTTAAGCATCCAAAAGCCAATGAAAAAAACTCCGGTTTCCTTAGGGTTGAGCGGGACTGGCTCGATAGAATCGTGGGAGATGGATATGTGGATACATTTAGAACGCTATATCCTGAAACTGTGAAATATTCATGGTGGACATACAGGGCAAACGCGAGAAAGAACAATGTCGGCTGGCGTATAGATTATTTTTTTGTAACAGATGACATCTTCAATCACGACTGGGTTGCTGATGCCTTTATAAACAATGATATATATGGATCAGACCACTGTCCTGTCGGACTTGTACTTGATATCAAGAAGTCTGTGTGA
- the selB gene encoding selenocysteine-specific translation elongation factor, with product MKEIILGTAGHIDHGKTSLVRALTGIDTDRLKEEKERGITIELGFAFMDLPSGTHVGIVDVPGHERFVKNMVAGVTGIDMVAMIIASDESIMPQTREHLEICSLLGLQHGLIVLTKRDLVEQEWLDMVIEDIKEFTSGTFLENSPIIPVSSATGEGMDQLIKTVDKIAENIPEKSSSGLFRIPVDRVFTMKGFGTVITGTLASGKISVGDTVMIYPKKTNTKIRGIQVHNSPVESARAGMRTAINFQGLDLDEVSRGDVIALPDTLKPSYLVDASFTYLKSNARALKNRSKIRFHAGTAELHGNLILLDQEQVEPGETALVQIRLDTPVTCVKDDRFVLRSETPVRTVGGGVILNPIPKKHKRLKEHISEGLSSITAGDIEAGIDFQIEQTGYNGISFDDMKLMTNLSEKKLDGVMSKLLSDRKAVQVDKENRIYIHEKTLSSFNEKLLTLLTNYHRQNPLKNGMPKEELKSKFPDFAGGKFFNHAIQRLIKDGRVIQSENVVHLSTHKVALHEDQQKVKERILEIYTQSGLTPPSFKQMYDELNIDSQAAKDVLLLLVKEGKIIKAKDDLFFEAGAMKNLEQQLYDFLIANDEISAPLFKDMTGLSRKYLIPLLEYFDSINFTIRIGDTRKLRKRT from the coding sequence TTGAAGGAAATCATTCTGGGAACAGCAGGGCATATTGATCACGGCAAAACGTCACTCGTAAGAGCCCTTACTGGAATAGACACAGACAGACTTAAAGAAGAAAAAGAGCGAGGCATTACAATAGAGCTTGGCTTTGCGTTCATGGATCTTCCGAGCGGAACCCATGTGGGAATTGTAGACGTTCCTGGACACGAAAGATTTGTAAAAAACATGGTTGCCGGGGTCACAGGTATAGACATGGTTGCCATGATAATAGCATCTGATGAAAGCATAATGCCCCAGACCAGGGAGCATCTTGAAATTTGCAGCCTTCTTGGTTTACAGCATGGATTGATTGTTCTTACCAAAAGGGATCTGGTCGAGCAGGAATGGCTTGATATGGTAATTGAGGACATTAAGGAATTCACCTCAGGAACCTTTCTTGAAAACTCTCCGATCATTCCGGTATCTTCTGCAACAGGCGAAGGTATGGATCAACTTATAAAAACAGTTGATAAAATTGCTGAAAATATCCCGGAAAAAAGCTCATCAGGGCTTTTCAGAATACCAGTGGACAGGGTGTTCACAATGAAGGGATTTGGAACAGTCATCACAGGAACTCTTGCTTCAGGAAAAATCTCCGTAGGTGACACTGTGATGATCTATCCCAAAAAGACCAACACCAAAATAAGAGGAATTCAGGTTCACAATTCTCCTGTGGAATCTGCAAGAGCGGGAATGCGAACAGCCATAAATTTCCAGGGACTTGACCTTGATGAAGTAAGCAGGGGAGATGTAATTGCACTCCCTGACACTCTAAAGCCGAGTTATCTTGTTGATGCCTCATTCACATATCTTAAAAGCAACGCAAGGGCCTTAAAAAACCGATCTAAAATAAGATTTCATGCTGGAACGGCAGAACTCCACGGAAATCTGATCCTTCTTGACCAGGAACAGGTTGAACCAGGAGAGACAGCCCTTGTACAGATCCGTCTCGACACTCCGGTCACATGTGTCAAGGATGACAGATTTGTCCTTAGAAGCGAAACACCGGTGAGAACTGTTGGTGGCGGGGTCATCCTCAATCCTATACCCAAAAAACACAAAAGACTCAAAGAGCACATATCAGAGGGACTTTCATCCATAACCGCCGGCGATATTGAAGCAGGAATAGATTTTCAGATTGAACAGACAGGTTACAACGGGATTTCGTTCGATGACATGAAACTTATGACAAATCTTTCAGAAAAGAAACTTGACGGAGTTATGTCCAAGCTTCTTTCAGACAGAAAGGCTGTTCAGGTTGATAAAGAAAACAGAATTTACATCCATGAAAAAACACTTTCTTCTTTCAATGAAAAGCTGCTTACTCTATTAACCAACTATCACAGACAAAACCCATTAAAAAATGGTATGCCCAAAGAAGAACTTAAATCCAAATTTCCTGATTTTGCAGGCGGAAAATTTTTCAATCACGCTATTCAGAGACTGATCAAGGACGGCAGGGTAATTCAGAGTGAAAATGTTGTACATCTTTCAACGCATAAGGTTGCTCTCCATGAAGATCAGCAGAAAGTAAAAGAAAGAATTCTGGAGATTTATACACAAAGCGGCCTGACGCCCCCATCTTTCAAGCAGATGTATGATGAACTGAATATTGACTCACAGGCTGCAAAAGATGTATTGTTGCTTCTCGTCAAAGAAGGAAAAATTATCAAAGCCAAGGATGACCTGTTTTTTGAAGCTGGTGCGATGAAAAATCTTGAGCAACAGCTTTACGATTTTCTAATTGCAAATGATGAAATTTCTGCGCCATTATTCAAGGATATGACAGGTCTTTCCAGAAAATATCTGATACCTTTGCTTGAATATTTTGACAGTATAAATTTCACCATAAGAATCGGTGACACAAGAAAACTTAGAAAAAGAACGTGA
- a CDS encoding MBL fold metallo-hydrolase: MAKSQDPGRGSDIANTYLFEINDKQYIIDTACGKKRSDEIKKHLSNKYNFDILCTHYHNDHIANNGKISKKNSKIIYHFNAYEKIKYLRTNGTGQIIEMAKSMRLRPLLKRFKMFSRTQLGIIMFLNKISPLLPMILLFFTSYFYSLFTIGRIHSGKSNICILWEKYKKAIDLKKISVQGWVINEGLYAFETPGHTDDHIMYYLEPAKAIFVGDCLNFLNPNDIQFGDIEETFRSFVFLEEFVHKEDIEILATGHYMPIIGNEEILKYIDDSKRKHIEILDLIKELIENKNAPIDLEEIFEDMTKNESSELVKKVVKLTFPRSTLIFLDVFILKTLKSLNYNLRSDGLWEKPEAT; the protein is encoded by the coding sequence TTGGCAAAATCTCAAGATCCTGGCAGAGGTAGCGATATTGCAAACACCTATCTATTTGAGATAAATGATAAACAGTATATTATTGACACAGCCTGCGGCAAAAAAAGATCTGATGAAATCAAAAAACATCTATCAAATAAATATAATTTTGACATTCTGTGCACCCATTACCACAACGACCACATAGCAAACAATGGAAAAATTTCTAAGAAAAACAGTAAAATAATATACCATTTTAATGCATATGAAAAAATCAAATATCTAAGGACAAATGGTACCGGCCAGATTATTGAGATGGCCAAATCAATGCGCCTTAGACCTCTTCTCAAAAGATTCAAAATGTTCAGCAGAACACAGCTCGGTATCATAATGTTTCTAAATAAAATATCACCTCTTCTGCCCATGATACTTCTTTTTTTTACAAGCTATTTCTATTCGCTATTTACTATAGGCAGAATACATTCCGGAAAATCAAATATTTGTATTCTTTGGGAAAAATACAAGAAAGCCATAGATCTTAAGAAAATATCAGTTCAAGGATGGGTGATTAATGAGGGGCTTTATGCTTTCGAAACTCCCGGGCACACAGATGACCATATCATGTATTACCTTGAACCAGCCAAAGCGATTTTTGTAGGAGACTGCCTTAATTTTCTGAACCCCAATGATATTCAGTTTGGTGATATTGAAGAGACATTCAGGAGTTTTGTTTTTTTAGAAGAATTCGTACATAAAGAAGATATAGAAATATTAGCTACAGGCCACTATATGCCGATCATCGGAAATGAAGAAATATTAAAATACATAGACGACTCAAAAAGAAAACATATTGAAATTCTTGACCTTATAAAAGAACTTATAGAAAATAAAAATGCTCCGATAGACTTGGAAGAAATATTTGAGGATATGACAAAAAATGAATCATCTGAACTTGTAAAGAAGGTCGTGAAGCTTACATTTCCAAGATCTACGCTTATATTCCTGGATGTTTTCATTCTTAAGACCCTTAAAAGTCTAAACTATAATCTTAGATCAGACGGTCTTTGGGAAAAACCAGAAGCTACTTGA
- the tnpA gene encoding IS200/IS605 family transposase encodes MSDRQSLSHSAWECKYHIVWIPKYRKKTIYVELRKYLGDVFRDLARQKESAILEGHLMSDHVHMLISIPPKYSVAQVVGFIKGKSAISIARNYGGRKKNFTGQNFWARGYYVSTVGKDALAVREYIRKQEYEDRRIEQLRLFD; translated from the coding sequence ATGAGTGACAGACAAAGCCTAAGCCATAGTGCCTGGGAATGCAAGTATCATATAGTATGGATTCCAAAGTATAGAAAAAAGACTATTTATGTAGAATTGAGGAAATATTTGGGAGATGTATTTCGAGATTTGGCCAGACAAAAAGAAAGTGCAATATTGGAAGGCCACTTGATGTCAGATCATGTTCATATGCTTATTTCGATTCCCCCAAAGTATTCTGTGGCTCAAGTAGTAGGCTTTATAAAGGGGAAGAGTGCAATAAGCATTGCAAGGAATTATGGTGGCCGGAAAAAGAATTTTACTGGTCAGAATTTTTGGGCAAGAGGCTATTATGTATCGACAGTTGGCAAAGATGCGCTGGCGGTTCGAGAGTATATTAGAAAACAAGAATATGAGGACCGCAGAATTGAACAGTTAAGACTGTTTGATTAA